The Populus trichocarpa isolate Nisqually-1 chromosome 2, P.trichocarpa_v4.1, whole genome shotgun sequence genome has a window encoding:
- the LOC7466426 gene encoding scarecrow-like protein 1 yields MSLVGPAELSATPYGNHKLYSLKGSNDNSGLSAQIFCPDKRQNMYMTDSYSSESYEKYFLDSPTEELIQPSSSGISGNSAPPQGTSSYQLRKNLGSSMSPQDDPYDACFTLTTPCDGYQFNSESDYLDIESPDPLNYDEYKMKLKFQELERALLNDNDEDGMFGNSQSMEMDGEWSDPIQNGMLHDSPKESSSSDSSLSSISSNKEVSQLSPRTPRRLLFECANAISEGNIEKASTLINELRQLVSIQGDPPQRIAAYMVEGLAARMAESGKYLYKALKCKEPPSSDRLAAMQILFEICPCFKFGFMAANGAMIEAFKGERRVHIIDFDINQGSQYITLIQTLANHQGKLPHLRLTGVDDPESVQRPVGGLRIIGQRLEKLAEAYKVSFEFHAVASKTSLVNPSMLNCKPGEALIVNFAFQLHHMPDESVSTVNERDQLLRMAKSLNPKLVTVVEQDVNTNTAPFFPRFTEAYNYYSAVFDSLDATLPRESQDRLNVEKQCLARDIVNIVACEGEERIERYEVAGKWRARMMMAGFTSCSITPNVVDMIRKLIKEYCDRYMLKQEVGALHFGWEDKSLIVASAWK; encoded by the coding sequence ATGTCTTTAGTTGGACCTGCAGAACTTTCTGCAACACCATACGGAAATCATAAGCTGTACTCACTGAAGGGGAGCAATGACAACTCTGGCTTGTCTGCCCAAATATTCTGCCCTGATAAACGTCAGAACATGTATATGACCGATTCTTACTCCAGTGAGAGTTATGAGAAGTACTTCCTTGATTCCCCAACAGAAGAGCTAATACAACCATCAAGTTCTGGCATTTCAGGGAATTCAGCTCCACCTCAAGGCACATCTTCCTACCAGCTAAGAAAGAATTTAGGTTCATCCATGTCCCCTCAAGATGATCCATACGACGCTTGTTTCACATTGACGACACCCTGTGATGGCTATCAATTCAATTCCGAGTCAGATTACTTGGACATCGAGAGCCCAGATCCACTAAACTATGATGAATAtaagatgaaattaaagtttCAGGAACTTGAGAGAGCGCTTCTAAATGATAATGATGAGGATGGCATGTTTGGAAATAGTCAGAGCATGGAAATGGATGGAGAGTGGTCTGATCCAATCCAGAATGGGATGCTCCATGATTCTCCCAAGGAGTCATCATCTTCTGATTCTAGCCTAAGTAGCATCAGCAGTAATAAAGAAGTATCACAGTTATCTCCTCGAACTCCCAGGCGATTGCTTTTTGAATGTGCTAATGCAATCTCAGAGGGAAACATTGAGAAAGCATCAACTTTAATAAACGAGCTCCGTCAATTGGTGTCAATTCAAGGAGATCCTCCGCAGAGGATTGCAGCCTACATGGTGGAAGGTCTTGCAGCTCGTATGGCTGAATCTGGAAAATATCTCTATAAAGCTCTGAAATGCAAGGAACCTCCTTCTTCTGATAGGCTTGCAGCTATGCAGATCCTTTTTGAGATTTGcccttgttttaaatttggatttatgGCAGCAAATGGTGCAATGATCGAGGCATTTAAAGGTGAAAGGAGAGTTCATATAATAGATTTTGACATAAACCAAGGGAGTCAATACATAACACTGATACAAACACTCGCCAACCATCAAGGTAAGCTACCACACTTGAGGTTAACAGGGGTCGATGACCCTGAGTCAGTTCAACGACCTGTTGGTGGCCTGAGGATCATTGGGCAAAGGCTTGAAAAGCTAGCAGAAGCATATAAGGTCTCGTTCGAGTTTCATGCAGTGGCCTCCAAGACTTCACTTGTCAATCCATCAATGCTGAACTGCAAGCCTGGGGAAGCACTTATAGTTAATTTTGCTTTCCAACTCCACCACATGCCTGATGAGAGTGTTTCAACGGTAAACGAGAGAGACCAGCTTCTTCGGATGGCTAAGAGCTTGAATCCAAAACTAGTAACTGTTGTTGAGCAAGATGTGAATACTAACACTGCCCCTTTTTTCCCGAGATTCACCGAAGCTTACAACTATTACTCTGCTGTGTTTGACTCTCTTGATGCAACTCTCCCACGGGAGAGCCAGGATAGACTGAATGTTGAGAAACAGTGCCTGGCAAGGGACATAGTGAACATAGTCGCATGTGAGGGAGAGGAAAGGATTGAGCGGTATGAAGTTGCAGGGAAATGGAG